The following are from one region of the Onthophagus taurus isolate NC unplaced genomic scaffold, IU_Otau_3.0 ScKx7SY_15, whole genome shotgun sequence genome:
- the LOC111421722 gene encoding uncharacterized protein has protein sequence MLESFTNYLLILMIITGHNQISCESVDLYWRDYNGTIPSDAYPAGNDIYIGQTLNLPYMQVGGLLPGGLYPDRHMVIVEAHGKRQEHNKNIKVLCTSTPYLLKWKWINTRDLKPNLSENCVIGGYEGDRLLFIGKIFHDGEWKIGKVFPPSNDRNGLRIWTKEGIAFRTPDFQILMSVNQTEL, from the exons ATGTTGGAATCATTTACGAATTACTTActtattttaatgataattacTGGACATAATCAAATTTCCTGTGAGA gtgTAGATTTATATTGGAGAGATTACAATGGAACAATTCCCTCAGATGCGTACCCTGCAGGGAACGATATTTATATAGGCCAAACACTTAATTTGCCATACATGCAAGTAGGAGGTCTTCTTCCTGGAGGGTTGTATCCAGACCGACATATGGTTATAGTTGAAGCACATGGTAAAAGACAagaacataacaaaaatattaaa GTTTTATGTACTTCTACaccatatttattaaaatggaaATGGATCAATACGCGTGACTTGAAACCTAATTTGTCGGAGAATTGCGTTATAGGTGGATATGAAGGTGACCGCTTGCTGtttattggaaaaatttttcacGACGGTGAATGGAAAATTGGAAAAGTATTCCCACCCTCAAACGACCGCAATGGATTGAGAATCTGGACTAAAGAGGGAATAGCATTTCGCACTCCAGATTTTCAGATATTGATGAGCGTTAATCAAACagaattataa
- the LOC139432453 gene encoding uncharacterized protein, with translation MSSDEEDLLLLNYLRSRKRKQKYKRKFWVHPYIRKNIDKRLFIAAKELSVDDSKFQSFYRMSKNTFKELVLIVGPTIQKQNTNMRECVSAEERILITLRYLATGCTFTALSLYFQRGERTVGSIVEQTTKAIWNVLKEPYMSLPNTEKWKQIASRFFELWQLPNCLGAIDGKHIRIQKYPNSGSTNFNYKNYHSVVLFGCCDAEGLFTTIECGYAGRNSDGGIFRVSTFRRWLENNNTLPSLIELPNDESGNKFPYYFAADNAFPLRQNIMRPYPERNVNNKMRIFNYRHSRGRKTIECAFGMMTQKFQIFLTPIRVRKYETIISIIQCACVLHNFIRKKDGTLYAVPVIEKNPQNPRNLPDIENININETSSPQNLRNYLANYFLSPNVALPWQWNYCL, from the exons ATGTCAAGTGATGAAGAGGATCtacttttgttaaattatcttCGTTCTCGTAAGAGAAAACAGAAATATAAGAGAAAATTTTGGGTGCATCCTTATATTCGCAAAAATATCGACAAGAGACTATTTATTGCTGCCAAAGAGCTATCAGTAGACGACTCTaaatttcaaagtttctaCAGAATGTCTAAAAATACGTTTAAAGAACTGGTGTTAATTGTAGGTCCCAccattcaaaaacaaaatactaacATGCGTGAATGTGTTAGTGCAGAAGAGAGAATTTTGATAACGCTAAG atattTAGCTACTGGATGTACATTTACTGCTCtatctttatattttcaaagagGTGAACGTACAGTGGGAAGTATTGTAGAACAAACTACAAAAGCGATATGGAATGTGTTGAAGGAGCCATATATGTCGTTACcaaatacagaaaaatggAAACAAATAGCAAGTAGATTTTTTGAGCTATGGCAGTTGCCAAACTGTTTAGGAGCAATTGACGGTAAACATATCCGCATTCAGAAATATCCAAATTCCGGATCCAccaactttaattataaaaattatcattcTGTTGTTTTGTTTGGCTGTTGTGATGCTGAAGGGCTGTTCACAACAATAGAATGCGGATATGCTGGCCGAAATAGTGATGGAGGCATCTTTCGGGTTTCTACATTTCGTCGTTGGTTAGAGAACAATAATACTTTGCCATCTTTAATAGAACTTCCAAACGACGAAAGTGGCAATAAATTCCCATATTATTTTGCAGCTGATAACGCATTTCCTTTGAGACAAAATATTATGAGGCCATACCCCGAAAGaaatgttaacaataaaatgcgaATTTTCAATTACAGACATAGTCGTGGAAGAAAAACAATAGAATGTGCTTTTGGAATGATGactcaaaaatttcaaatttttttaacacctaTACGAGTCCGCAAATATGAAACAATTATATCAATAATACAATGTGCATGCGTTTTACACAATTTCATTAGAAAAAAAGATGGCACATTATACGCAGTTCCTGTAATAGAAAAGAATCCGCAAAATCCGAGAAACTTGCcagatattgaaaatataaatatcaaTGAAACTTCCTCACCTCAAAATCTCCGAAACTATTTagctaattattttttatcaccaaatGTAGCTTTACCATGGCAATggaattattgtttataa